Proteins from a single region of Apium graveolens cultivar Ventura chromosome 7, ASM990537v1, whole genome shotgun sequence:
- the LOC141674743 gene encoding uncharacterized protein LOC141674743, translated as MPECEDAFKRIKEQLGNPPVLSNPLDGESLILYLAVSEYSISAVLVREEDGQQSPVYYVSKRLHDAETHYTSMEKLVYALILASRKLRPYFQAHRIEVRTAYPLRQVLHKPESLGRMLKWAVELGQFDLEYVPRTAIKGQALADFFLEFDYEIDDKALVILYPPHFEESLEEFPHPWWILHVDGAVNHGGVGAGIVLVSPEGHHLMSAIHFKFYATNNDAEYEALINGLKIALEMGVRNLIARSDSELVVNQVNGGFQVRGPRTELYLRCTQCLIGMFKEVRLECVPREKNSNADALEKMGSQQKVVLLGSIPLEIQEIPNIPEVETMRVDEAPKETWMTPILTYIRKGILPEDKFMARRLRYQAARYVIYDEVLYKRGFNQPLLRDCYGKEDAKVNQRLHLDLLEETRETSQLRLAVYQQHAARYYNKKVKGQLLKVGDLVLRKVMPNIKNP; from the exons atGCCAGAATGTGAAGACgctttcaaaagaatcaaggagcaaCTGGGAAACCCTCCCGTATTGTCAAATCCGTTGGATGGAGAGTCTCTAATACTGTACCTCGCAGTTTCTGAATATTCGATCAGTGCAGTTCTGGTAAGAGAAGAAGATGGGCAGCAATCACCAGTGTACTACGTGAGCAAGCGATTACACGACGCTGAAACTCACTACACAAGCATGGAGAAACTGGTTTACGCCCTAATTCTTGCGTCAAGAAAATTGCGACCGTATTTTCAAGCCCATAGAATTGAAGTTCGTACAGCGTACCCGCTGCGACAGGTTCTGCACAAACCAGAGTCATTAGGCAGAATGCTGAAATGGGCTGTGGAGTTGGGACAATTTGATTTGGAATATGTACCTCGAACAGCGATAAAAGGGCAAGCCTTAGCCGATTTCTTTTTGGAATTTGATtatgaaattgatgataaagcTTTGGTAATACTATATCCGCCTCATTTTGAGGAGTCTTTGGAGGAGTTTCCGCAtccttggtggatcttgcatgtggatggggcGGTTAACCATGGAGGAGTGGGTGCAGGTATAGTACTTGTATCTCCGGAAGGCCACCATCTGATGAGCGCcattcatttcaagttttatgcaaccaataatgatgcggagtatgaGGCGCTGATTAATGGCCTGAAAATCGCTTTGGAAATGGGGGTGCGGAACTTAATTGCAAGAAGTGACTCAGAGTTGGTAGTGAATCAGGTGAACGGGGGATTTCAAGTGCGAGGCCCACGAacagaattatacttgagatgtACACAGTGCCTGATTGGAATGTTCAAAGAAGTTAGATTGGAATGTGTTCCGCGGGAGAAGAACAGTAATGCGGATGCTCTGGAAAAAATGGGGTCGCAACAAAAGGTTGTGTTGTTAGGATCCATCCCCCTTGAAATCCAGGAGATTCCTAATATCCCCGAGGTAGAAACTATGCGAGTggatgaggctcccaaggaaacatggatgacgcccattctAACTTACATTCGTAAGGGAATACTCCCCGAAGATAAGTTTATGGCTCGCCGACTCCGCTATCAGGCTGCAAGATACGTGATATACGATGAAGTCCTGTACAAGAGAGGGTTCAACCAACCTCTACTTAG AGATTGTTACGGGAAAGAAGATGCTAaggttaatcaaaggcttcatttagATCTCTTAGAGGAGACGAGGGAAACTTCTCAGCTAAGGCTAGCGGTATATCAGCAGCACGccgcaaggtattataacaagaaggtaaaagGACAATTGCTGAAGGTGGGGGATTTGGTACTTAGGAAAGTGATGCCCAATATAAAGAACCCCTaa